In Oscillatoria acuminata PCC 6304, a single window of DNA contains:
- a CDS encoding GNAT family N-acetyltransferase, whose product MQTVVVPKVKLSQIEDLSDLKALADAHRKELGFVNRSILADAINNQEIFHIPEQGFLHFHHRRDKISTLYHLVVAPSLRKQGIGRQLCQAWEEHSRSCGMTTLRLKCPLDLAANGFYSRLNFRRVKIEQGKNRPLVVWEKKLLPIAPYRPQFIASFTASSSELKRLFQLWKSGGDTRNPFAHVLYSPIASPASTTEYLQQQKRAGEIETVWLDCGAYQVQQGKRTYDELLSFLDRFYRQNQWTDGYVLPDIVPLSTDSDEIVEYKVRETLYQCERFFSQMPLYVQERAIAPVQGRYIHQIKRCIETYNRMGIERIGFGSWGTSGPNGSVNMLSESSLALFKTVCTIANEYRMQVHCFGIGGPSSFNRLRRNNLYPHSLDSTTWWKAGGFGSIFFPNTSQIQITVRRGFETTKSGFEKLKIKTNHSCYFCQDIQKLRTSRDYRIMHNLAAWLDTLEG is encoded by the coding sequence GTGCAGACCGTTGTTGTTCCAAAGGTGAAATTGAGCCAAATCGAGGACTTATCTGATCTTAAGGCATTGGCTGACGCCCATCGGAAAGAGTTGGGATTTGTCAATCGCTCCATTCTCGCCGACGCTATCAACAACCAAGAAATTTTTCATATCCCAGAACAGGGATTTTTGCACTTTCATCACCGACGAGATAAGATTTCCACGCTTTATCATCTCGTAGTCGCTCCCTCTTTACGAAAGCAAGGGATTGGTCGTCAGCTATGCCAAGCGTGGGAGGAGCATAGTAGAAGCTGTGGAATGACCACGTTGCGGCTGAAATGCCCATTGGATTTAGCAGCTAACGGATTTTATTCCCGCCTCAATTTTCGCCGAGTTAAGATTGAACAAGGGAAAAATCGGCCCTTGGTGGTTTGGGAAAAGAAACTCCTCCCCATTGCACCATATCGTCCACAATTTATTGCTTCTTTCACCGCCAGCAGTTCAGAACTCAAGCGGCTGTTTCAGCTTTGGAAATCCGGGGGAGACACGCGCAACCCATTTGCTCATGTCCTCTATTCTCCCATTGCTTCTCCTGCATCCACGACTGAATATTTGCAACAGCAAAAACGGGCCGGAGAAATCGAAACAGTTTGGCTTGATTGTGGAGCTTATCAGGTGCAGCAAGGGAAACGAACTTATGACGAGTTACTTTCATTTTTAGACCGATTTTATCGCCAGAATCAATGGACTGATGGATATGTATTGCCCGATATTGTTCCATTAAGCACTGATAGTGATGAAATTGTAGAATATAAAGTTCGCGAAACGCTCTATCAGTGTGAACGGTTTTTTAGCCAAATGCCACTGTATGTACAAGAGCGTGCGATCGCCCCGGTACAAGGTCGTTACATTCACCAAATAAAACGCTGTATCGAAACTTATAATAGAATGGGTATTGAGCGCATTGGTTTCGGCTCATGGGGAACATCAGGACCCAATGGAAGTGTGAATATGCTTTCCGAGTCTAGTTTGGCATTGTTTAAAACTGTTTGCACAATTGCGAATGAATATAGAATGCAGGTTCATTGCTTCGGAATCGGAGGTCCTAGCAGCTTTAATCGACTTCGTAGAAATAACCTGTATCCCCATTCTCTCGATAGTACAACCTGGTGGAAAGCTGGAGGATTTGGTAGCATCTTTTTCCCGAATACTTCTCAAATTCAAATTACGGTAAGGCGAGGATTTGAAACAACAAAATCAGGCTTTGAAAAGCTCAAAATAAAAACCAATCATTCCTGCTATTTTTGCCAGGATATTCAAAAATTAAGAACCAGTCGTGATTATCGAATTATGCATAACTTGGCCGCATGGCTGGATACTTTAGAAGGGTGA
- a CDS encoding 6-pyruvoyl trahydropterin synthase family protein: MPKWKVTTEFTFDSAHFIKDYDGPCGRMHGHTYRVRIEATTQKLHSSEYCPHEVMVADFKTLRWAKRDVSKGGLDHCVLNDVMPPEYETTAEMIAKYIYDETKRRLPEGVSLKVAVSETPNSWAEYEDD; the protein is encoded by the coding sequence ATGCCGAAATGGAAAGTCACAACAGAATTCACCTTTGACAGCGCCCACTTCATCAAAGACTACGATGGACCCTGCGGACGGATGCATGGACATACCTATCGAGTGCGGATAGAAGCCACAACCCAGAAGCTGCATTCCTCCGAATACTGCCCTCACGAGGTCATGGTTGCCGATTTCAAAACCCTCCGTTGGGCAAAACGCGACGTCAGCAAAGGCGGATTAGATCACTGTGTCCTCAATGATGTCATGCCACCGGAATACGAAACCACCGCCGAGATGATCGCCAAATACATTTACGACGAAACCAAGCGCCGGTTACCAGAAGGGGTGAGCTTAAAAGTGGCAGTCTCAGAAACACCCAATTCCTGGGCTGAGTATGAGGATGATTGA